One window from the genome of Chionomys nivalis chromosome 14, mChiNiv1.1, whole genome shotgun sequence encodes:
- the LOC130886992 gene encoding LOW QUALITY PROTEIN: uncharacterized protein LOC130886992 (The sequence of the model RefSeq protein was modified relative to this genomic sequence to represent the inferred CDS: deleted 1 base in 1 codon), producing the protein MTYIIAVKFFSNMGNSEGFVKEVVIQMDGPSTQPLLLPEEIEKENQRLQGHSACAPCSVCPDAAQSRSAGVGGSTNDLTGDSTSKNTQSHTEQNIEEKIPQFPFTDSKPYTSNGSDLFSCCGIAIAIEYFWKIGHRNITVFVPQWRTRRNPDVTEQHFLTQLQELRMSPFTLSRTVFGERISSQVDRFILHLADQTGGVIVSSDNFREFVNESVSWKEIIAKRLLQYIFVGDIFMVPNDPLARKGPRLEELLGKEAFVRDMPPLLSALPNVDWFSRSRNTQAATTRHQPPYGNLGASSGPWLPQQRHFSSLTSILGREKKYLMPAQRYSAETSELREALLKIFPDSEQKQKIDEIMVAQPILNERECSFRRDVGPKSGHHTESLVMGVQRFREMLKKPYKLELKNEPGREDLKHIVIDGCNVAFSHGLKKFFSCRGIAIAVEYFWKLGHRNITVFVPQWRTRCNPNVTEQHFLTQLQELGILALTPSRMVFGERIASHVDRFLLHLADQTGGVIVSNDNFREFVNESVSWREIISKRLLQHRFVGDIFMVSDNPLGRKGPRLEEFLGKDGFVRDMQPLLSALPNVDWFSRSHNTHVAYTRHQPPCGNLGASSGPWLPQQRHFSYLASIPGREKKFLMPAQRYSAETSELREALLKIFPDSEQKQKIDEIMVAQPILNERECSFRHDVGPKSGHHTESLVTGVQRFREMLKKPYKLELKNEPGREDLKHIVIDGCNVAFSHGLKKFQLHLADQTGGVIVSNDNFREFVNESMSWREIIVKRLLQYTFVGDIFMVPDDPLGRKGPRLEEFLGKEGFVRDMQPLLSALPNVDWFSRSRNTQAANTRHQLPYGNLGASSGPWLPQQRHFSSLASIPGIQENGLMPAQRYSAETTELREAPLKIFPDSEQKQKIDEIMVAQPILNERERSFRSNVGPKSGHQTESLVTGVQRFREMLKKPYKLELKNEPGRKDLKHIVIDGCNVAFSHGLKKFLLHLADQTGGVVVSNDNFREFVNESVSWREIFAKRSLQYTFVGDIFMVPDDPLGRKGPRLEEFLGKEGFVRDMQPLLSALPNVDWFSRSRNTQAANTRHQPPYGNLGASSGPWLPQQRHFSSLASIPGIQENGLMPAQRYSAETRELREAPLKTFHDSEQKQKIDKIMVAQPVLKDLNVLSGVVLDLSLG; encoded by the exons ATGACGTATATCATCGCTGTAAAATTCTTTAGTAACATGGGCAATTCTGAAGGGTTTGTTAAGGAAGTCGTCATCCAGATGGATGGGCCTTCTACACAACCATTATTGCTCCCGGAGGAAATTGAGAAAGAGAACCAAAGGCTCCAAGGACACAGTGCTTGTGCCCCTTGCTCTGTGTGTCCAGATGCTGCTCAGAGCAGAAGTGCAGGTGTTGGGGGCAGCACAAATGACCTCACAGGAGATTCCACTTCCAAgaacacacagagtcacacagagcaaaatattgaagaaaaaattccCCAGTTCCCATTTACAGACTCTAAACCATATACCTCAAACGGCAGTGACTTGTTTAGTTGCTGTGGAATAGCAATTGCCATTGAATATTTTTGGAAGATTGGACACAGAAATATCACTGTGTTTGTGCCTCAGTGGAGAACAAGGCGCAATCCTGATGTCACAGAACAGCACTTCTTGACCCAGCTCCAGGAGCTTCGAATGTCACCTTTTACTCTGTCCAGGACGGTCTTTGGAGAACGAATTTCTTCTCAGGTTGACAGGTTCATACTACATTTAGCAGACCAGACTGGGGGTGTCATTGTAAGCAGTGATAATTTCAGAGAGTTTGTGAATGAGTCAGTGTCGTGGAAAGAAATTATTGCCAAAAGGTTACTTCAATACATTTTCGTGGGGGACATATTTATGGTTCCCAATGACCCTCTGGCAAGAAAGGGGCCTCGGCTAGAAGAACTCCTTGGAAAGGAGGCCTTTGTTAGAGACATGCCGCCTCTACTCAGTGCCCTGCCAAATGTGGACTGGTTTTCCCGGAGCCGTAACACCCAAGCAGCTACCACCAGGCACCAGCCTCCATATGGGAACCTGGGAGCCTCTTCAGgcccttggcttcctcagcagcgCCACTTCTCATCCCTGACTAGCATTCTGGGTAGAGAGAAAAAATATCTCATGCCAGCACAGAGATATTCTGCTGAGACCAGCGAGCTGAGGGAGGCCctgctgaagatcttccctgatTCTGAGCAAAAACAGAAGATCGATGAGATCATGGTAGCTCAGCCAATTCTGAATGAACGTGAATGTTCTTTCAGGCGTGATGTTGGACCTAAGTCTGGACATCATACTGAATCCCTAGTTATGGGGGTTCAGAGATTTAGAGAGATGCTGAAAAAACCATACAAGCTGGAATTAAAAAATGAACCCGGCAGAGAAGATTTAAAACATATTGTTATAGATGGATGTAATGTCGCATTTTCCCATGGTCTGAAAAAGTTTTTTAGTTGCCGTGGAATAGCAATTGCCGTTGAATATTTTTGGAAGCTTGGACACAGAAATATCACTGTGTTTGTGCCTCAGTGGAGAACAAGGTGCAATCCTAATGTCACAGAACAGCACTTCTTGACCCAGCTCCAGGAGCTTGGAATACTAGCATTAACTCCTTCCAGGATGGTGTTTGGAGAACGAATTGCCTCTCATGTTGACAGGTTCCTACTACACTTAGCAGACCAGACTGGGGGTGTCATTGTAAGCAATGATAACTTCAGAGAGTTTGTGAATGAGTCAGTGTCCTGGAGAGAAATTATTTCCAAAAGATTGCTTCAGCACAGGTTCGTGGGGGACATATTTATGGTTTCCGACAACCCTCTGGGAAGAAAGGGGCCTCGGCTAGAAGAATTCCTTGGAAAGGACGGCTTTGTTAGAGACATGCAGCCTCTACTCAGTGCCCTGCCAAATGTGGACTGGTTTTCCCGGAGTCATAACACTCATGTAGCCTACACCAGGCACCAGCCTCCATGTGGGAACCTGGGAGCCTCTTCAGgcccttggcttcctcagcagcgCCACTTCTCATACCTGGCCAGCATTCCGGGTAGAGAGAAAAAATTTCTCATGCCAGCACAGAGATATTCTGCTGAGACCAGCGAGCTGAGGGAGGCCctgctgaagatcttccctgatTCTGAGCAAAAACAGAAGATCGATGAGATCATGGTAGCTCAGCCAATTCTGAATGAACGTGAATGTTCTTTCAGGCATGATGTTGGACCTAAGTCTGGACATCATACTGAATCCCTAGTTACGGGGGTTCAGAGATTTAGAGAGATGCTGAAAAAACCATACAAGCTGGAATTAAAAAATGAACCCGGCAGAGAAGATTTGAAACACATTGTTATAGATGGGTGTAATGTCGCATTTTCCCATGGTCTGAAAAA GTTCCAACTACACTTAGCAGACCAGACTGGGGGTGTCATTGTAAGCAATGATAACTTCAGAGAGTTTGTGAATGAATCAATGTCCTGGAGAGAAATTATTGTCAAAAGGTTACTTCAATACACTTTCGTGGGGGACATATTTATGGTTCCCGATGACCCTCTGGGAAGAAAGGGGCCTCGGCTAGAAGAATTCCTTGGAAAGGAGGGCTTTGTTAGAGACATGCAGCCTCTACTCAGTGCCCTGCCAAATGTGGACTGGTTTTCCCGGAGCCGTAACACCCAAGCAGCTAACACCAGGCACCAGCTTCCATATGGGAACCTGGGAGCCTCTTCAGgcccttggcttcctcagcagcgCCACTTCTCATCCCTGGCCAGCATTCCGGGTATACAGGAGAATGGTCTCATGCCAGCACAGAGATATTCTGCTGAGACCACTGAGCTGAGGGAGGCCCCACTGAAGATCTTCCCTGATTCTGAGCAAAAACAGAAGATCGATGAGATCATGGTAGCTCAGCCAATTCTGAATGAACGTGAACGTTCTTTCAGGTCTAATGTTGGGCCTAAGTCTGGGCATCAAACTGAATCCCTAGTTACGGGGGTTCAGAGATTTAGAGAGATGCTGAAAAAACCATACAAGCTGGAATTAAAAAATGAACCCGGCAGAAAAGATTTGAAACATATTGTTATAGACGGATGTAATGTCGCATTTTCCCATGGTCTGAAAAA GTTCCTACTACACTTAGCAGACCAGACTGGGGGTGTCGTTGTAAGCAATGATAACTTCAGAGAGTTTGTGAATGAGTCAGTGTCCTGGAGAGAAATTTTTGCCAAAAGATCGCTACAGTACACGTTCGTGGGGGACATATTTATGGTTCCCGATGACCCTCTGGGAAGAAAGGGGCCTCGGCTAGAAGAATTCCTTGGAAAGGAGGGCTTTGTTAGAGACATGCAGCCTCTACTCAGTGCCCTGCCAAATGTGGACTGGTTTTCCCGGAGCCGTAACACCCAAGCAGCTAACACCAGGCACCAGCCTCCATATGGGAACCTGGGAGCCTCTTCAGgcccttggcttcctcagcagcgCCACTTCTCATCCCTGGCCAGCATTCCAGGTATACAGGAGAATGGTCTCATGCCAGCACAGAGATATTCTGCTGAGACCAGAGAGCTGAGGGAGGCCCCGCTGAAGACCTTCCATGATTCTGAGCAAAAACAGAAGATTGACAAGATCATGGTAGCTCAGCCAGTTCTG AAGGACCTAAACGTCCTTTCAGGCGTCGTGTTGGACCTAAGTCTGGGCTGA